One Acidimicrobiales bacterium genomic window carries:
- a CDS encoding CoA transferase, producing MTAVMQGVRVLEVAEHTFVPAASALLADWGAEVIKIEHVERGDAMRGLASSGIAVMGKDVHVLLEHSNRGKQSLGLDLTSPDGLDILAKLAATCDVFLTNKLPSVRTKLKIDVEDIRAANPDIIYVRGTGQGERGPEADRGAYDALAYWYRAGVSKGMMYPDDETPPPPPAPAFGDSIGAMTIAGGIMGALFHRERTGEATTVDVSLLSVGLWSMGAALALSLQNDVPWAPPPRNSPPGNPLVNTYQTSDGRFVSLCCLQPGAYWAEACEKLGIPELATDERFADVLSLMGNVAEATAAVREAIASRTADEWRERLSTFSGQWAMVQDTIEAAADQQAVANGYVSDCATSAGVPFQLATAPVQYGGVPAQAQRAPEFNEHGDAILEGLGLDWDTIVDLKVRGVVA from the coding sequence ATGACCGCAGTGATGCAGGGCGTCCGCGTCCTCGAAGTCGCCGAGCACACCTTCGTGCCCGCCGCCTCGGCCCTCCTGGCCGACTGGGGCGCCGAGGTCATCAAGATCGAGCACGTCGAGCGGGGCGACGCCATGCGCGGCCTGGCTTCGTCGGGCATCGCGGTCATGGGCAAGGACGTCCACGTCCTGCTCGAGCACTCCAACCGGGGCAAGCAGAGCCTCGGGCTCGACCTCACCTCCCCCGACGGCCTCGACATCCTCGCCAAGCTCGCCGCCACCTGCGACGTGTTCCTCACCAACAAGCTGCCGAGCGTCCGCACCAAGCTGAAGATCGACGTCGAGGACATCCGGGCCGCCAACCCGGACATCATCTACGTGCGGGGCACCGGCCAGGGCGAGCGGGGCCCCGAGGCCGACCGCGGCGCCTACGACGCACTGGCCTACTGGTACCGCGCCGGCGTCTCGAAGGGGATGATGTACCCCGACGACGAGACCCCTCCCCCGCCGCCGGCGCCCGCCTTCGGCGACTCCATCGGGGCCATGACCATCGCCGGCGGGATCATGGGCGCCCTGTTCCACCGCGAGCGCACCGGCGAAGCCACCACGGTCGACGTCTCGCTGCTCAGCGTCGGCCTGTGGTCGATGGGCGCGGCGCTCGCCCTCTCCCTCCAGAACGACGTCCCCTGGGCGCCGCCCCCACGCAACTCGCCCCCCGGGAACCCGCTCGTCAACACCTACCAGACCTCCGACGGCCGGTTCGTCTCGCTGTGCTGCCTGCAGCCCGGCGCCTATTGGGCCGAGGCCTGCGAGAAGCTGGGCATCCCCGAGCTGGCCACCGACGAGCGCTTCGCCGACGTGCTGTCGCTCATGGGCAACGTCGCCGAGGCCACTGCCGCCGTGCGCGAAGCCATCGCCTCCCGCACCGCCGACGAGTGGCGCGAGCGCCTGTCCACCTTCAGCGGCCAGTGGGCCATGGTGCAGGACACCATCGAGGCCGCCGCCGACCAGCAGGCCGTCGCCAACGGCTACGTGTCCGACTGCGCCACCTCGGCGGGCGTGCCCTTCCAGCTCGCCACCGCGCCCGTCCAGTACGGCGGGGTGCCCGCCCAGGCCCAACGGGCGCCCGAGTTCAACGAGCACGGCGACGCCATCCTCGAAGGCCTCGGCCTCGACTGGGACACCATCGTCGACCTGAAGGTCCGTGGCGTCGTCGCCTGA
- a CDS encoding amidohydrolase, with translation MARTCDFPVFDADNHFYETQDAFTRHLPKKYKSAIDYVEVRGRTKIAVRGQISDYIPNPTFDVVARPGAQEEYFRNGNPEGKSYRELIGEPMRAIEAFRSPGPRIELMDELGVDQTLMFPTLASLLEERMRDDPELIHAAIHALNEWMYEEWTFNYENRIFSTPVISLPIVEKAIEELEWCLERGAKTVLIRPAPVPGFGGSRSFGFEEFDPFWQAVVDADILVSMHASDSGYSRYQGDWTGPQEMLPFRPDPFRYMTAHHRPIQDSMSAFVCHGVFARFPDLRVCVVENGGEWVPGYLEQLAHTHRNMPHAFDGDPVEQFKHNIWISPFHEDDLGGLSELLGVDHICFGSDYPHPEGLAEPCSYVDHLPADMPDEDVAKIMGGNLAAIMKVDTPAGV, from the coding sequence ATGGCCCGTACTTGCGACTTCCCGGTCTTCGACGCCGACAACCACTTCTACGAGACGCAGGACGCCTTCACCCGCCATCTGCCCAAGAAGTACAAGAGCGCCATCGACTACGTCGAGGTGCGGGGCCGCACCAAGATCGCGGTGCGGGGCCAGATCAGCGACTACATCCCCAACCCCACCTTCGACGTCGTGGCCCGGCCCGGCGCCCAGGAGGAGTACTTCCGCAACGGCAACCCGGAGGGGAAGTCGTACCGCGAGCTCATCGGTGAGCCCATGCGGGCCATCGAGGCCTTCCGCTCGCCCGGGCCCCGCATCGAGCTGATGGACGAGCTCGGCGTCGACCAGACCCTGATGTTCCCCACCCTCGCCAGCCTCCTCGAGGAGCGCATGCGTGACGATCCCGAGCTGATCCACGCCGCCATCCACGCCCTCAACGAGTGGATGTACGAGGAGTGGACCTTCAACTACGAGAACCGGATCTTCTCCACTCCGGTCATCTCGCTGCCCATCGTCGAGAAGGCCATCGAGGAGCTCGAGTGGTGCCTCGAGCGCGGCGCCAAGACCGTGCTCATCCGGCCCGCGCCGGTGCCCGGCTTCGGGGGCTCACGCTCGTTCGGCTTCGAGGAGTTCGACCCCTTCTGGCAGGCCGTGGTCGACGCCGACATCCTCGTGTCGATGCACGCCTCGGACAGCGGCTACTCCCGCTACCAGGGCGACTGGACCGGACCGCAGGAGATGCTGCCGTTCCGCCCCGACCCCTTCCGCTACATGACCGCCCACCACCGCCCCATCCAGGACTCGATGTCGGCGTTCGTGTGCCACGGCGTGTTCGCCCGCTTCCCCGACCTGCGGGTGTGCGTGGTCGAGAACGGCGGCGAGTGGGTCCCCGGCTACCTCGAGCAGCTCGCGCACACCCACCGCAACATGCCCCACGCCTTCGACGGCGACCCGGTCGAGCAGTTCAAGCACAACATCTGGATCAGCCCGTTCCACGAGGACGACCTCGGCGGTCTGTCCGAGCTGCTGGGCGTCGACCACATCTGCTTCGGGTCGGACTACCCCCACCCGGAGGGCCTGGCCGAGCCGTGCTCGTACGTCGACCACCTGCCGGCGGACATGCCCGACGAGGACGTCGCCAAGATCATGGGTGGCAACCTCGCCGCCATCATGAAGGTCGACACCCCCGCCGGCGTCTGA
- a CDS encoding cytochrome P450: protein MTLINETDVYYDPYDAQIDADPYPVWKRLRDEAPLYWNETHEFYALSRFDDVEKGLVEWQTYLSGKGTILELIKADIELPPGIILFEDPPDHDVHRSVLSRVFTPKKMNAIEPLVREFCARSLDPLVGSGGFDFIADLGAQMPMRTIGYLLGIPESDQEAIRDAADDGLRMEEGEIPDFSERGFSNELFEEYIDWRKDNPSDDLMTELLNAEFEDSTGERRTLTREEVLTYIGLLSGAGNETATRLIGWTGKVLAEHPDQRAEIVADRSLVPQAIEELLRYEAPSPVQARLVSKDVEHYGHTVPAGSIMLLINASANHDERHFPDGDSFDIHRTIDHHLSFGYGIHFCLGAALARLEGRVALDEVLKRWPEWEVDTANAKQALTSTVRGWESLPVITP, encoded by the coding sequence GTGACGCTGATCAACGAGACCGACGTCTACTACGACCCGTACGACGCTCAGATCGACGCCGACCCGTACCCCGTGTGGAAGCGGCTGCGCGACGAGGCGCCGCTCTACTGGAACGAGACCCACGAGTTCTATGCCCTGAGCCGCTTCGACGACGTCGAGAAGGGCCTCGTCGAGTGGCAGACCTACCTGTCCGGCAAGGGCACCATCCTCGAGCTCATCAAGGCCGACATCGAGCTGCCGCCCGGCATCATCCTCTTCGAGGACCCGCCCGACCACGACGTGCACCGCAGCGTCCTCTCCCGGGTGTTCACCCCCAAGAAGATGAACGCCATCGAGCCGCTGGTGCGCGAGTTCTGCGCCCGGTCGCTCGACCCGCTGGTGGGCAGTGGCGGCTTCGACTTCATCGCCGATCTCGGCGCCCAGATGCCCATGCGCACCATCGGCTACCTGCTCGGCATCCCCGAGTCCGACCAGGAGGCCATCCGCGACGCGGCCGACGACGGCCTGCGCATGGAGGAAGGCGAGATCCCCGACTTCTCCGAGCGGGGCTTCAGCAACGAGCTCTTCGAGGAGTACATCGACTGGCGCAAGGACAACCCCTCGGACGACCTCATGACCGAGCTCCTCAACGCCGAGTTCGAGGACTCGACCGGCGAGCGCCGCACCCTCACCCGTGAGGAGGTCCTCACCTACATCGGCCTGCTCAGCGGCGCCGGCAACGAGACCGCCACGCGCCTCATCGGCTGGACGGGCAAGGTGCTGGCCGAGCACCCGGACCAGCGGGCCGAGATCGTGGCCGACCGCAGCCTCGTCCCCCAGGCCATCGAGGAGCTGCTGCGCTACGAGGCACCGTCACCGGTGCAGGCCCGGCTCGTCAGCAAAGACGTCGAGCACTACGGCCACACCGTGCCCGCCGGCAGCATCATGTTGCTCATCAACGCGTCGGCCAACCACGACGAGCGCCACTTCCCCGACGGCGACTCGTTCGACATCCACCGCACCATCGACCACCACCTGAGCTTCGGCTACGGCATCCACTTCTGCCTGGGCGCGGCGCTGGCCCGCCTCGAGGGCCGGGTGGCGCTCGACGAGGTGCTGAAGCGCTGGCCCGAGTGGGAGGTCGACACCGCCAACGCCAAGCAGGCCCTCACCTCCACCGTCCGCGGCTGGGAGTCCCTCCCCGTCATCACGCCCTAG
- a CDS encoding SDR family oxidoreductase: protein MGLLDGKFAVITGAGSGMGRAAAEVFVREGAQVVGADVSGAEDETASLLGDAFAPAHCDVTSEDEVEALIAGAVERCGRIDAVLNVAGIADAAEIHQIDMAQYDRIMDVDLRGVVHGTKHALRVMREQKSGNIINWSSIGGLNGSPFTGSYSAAKAGVVAISKIAAIENGPFGIRVNCICPGFIVTNMSKGAENMPGIAEKAALMRVGQAEEVAEVAAFIASDRASYVSGAVIPVDGGWIAKIA from the coding sequence ATGGGACTTCTGGACGGCAAGTTCGCGGTGATCACCGGCGCCGGCTCGGGGATGGGTCGAGCCGCCGCGGAGGTGTTCGTGCGGGAAGGGGCACAGGTCGTCGGCGCCGACGTGAGCGGGGCCGAGGACGAAACCGCGTCGCTGCTCGGCGACGCCTTCGCTCCCGCCCACTGCGACGTCACCAGCGAGGACGAGGTCGAGGCCCTCATCGCCGGCGCGGTCGAGCGCTGCGGGCGCATCGACGCCGTACTCAACGTGGCCGGCATCGCCGACGCCGCCGAGATCCACCAGATCGACATGGCCCAGTACGACCGCATCATGGACGTCGACCTGCGCGGGGTGGTGCACGGCACCAAGCACGCCCTGCGGGTCATGCGCGAGCAGAAGAGCGGCAACATCATCAACTGGTCGTCCATCGGCGGTCTGAACGGCTCGCCCTTCACGGGCTCGTACTCCGCTGCCAAGGCCGGTGTGGTGGCCATCTCGAAGATCGCCGCCATCGAGAACGGTCCCTTCGGCATCCGGGTGAACTGCATCTGCCCGGGCTTCATCGTCACCAACATGTCGAAGGGCGCCGAGAACATGCCCGGTATCGCCGAGAAGGCGGCGCTGATGCGGGTCGGCCAGGCCGAGGAGGTGGCCGAGGTGGCAGCGTTCATCGCCAGCGACCGGGCCTCGTACGTGAGCGGCGCGGTGATCCCCGTCGACGGCGGCTGGATCGCCAAGATCGCCTGA
- a CDS encoding xanthine dehydrogenase family protein molybdopterin-binding subunit → MAEPAATVTPTPTPTPATGAAPATRYAGARINRVEDARLLTGTGTFVDDVVRPGMLHACFVRSPFARARIESIDTADALALPGVHAVFTAAEINAGVHEQWYTLVGPKDPDTPRPPLADGEAKFVGDPVALVVAESRYVAEDAVDLVVVDYEPLPALADYAAAVGVDELVHDAYPGNLAADLGILPPETLDETWAGAAHVVDATIHQQAYAAVPMETRGLVAEWSAASGELTVWAATQAPHETRAFAARLLGIPEHKARVLMRDTGGGFGQKVIPMREDMAVLIASRLVPGPLKWIEDRRENLLGAGQARHEHGRVRMAFDADGTFIAAQLDHAQDVGAYPTPAPGQAAFAVGLMFPGPYRIPAGNFTTKLVFSNTPGRTAYRGPWQFESVAREVMLDRAARAMGMDPVELRRRNLLRRDELPYSNMLGMPYSDISPTETFEQALGILDYEAFRAEQAAARAEGRYLGVGTCTYVEPTASGMGFYGTEGATIRIEPSGMVNVYVAGGSTGNSLETTVVQLTADALGVAIDQVNTIQGDTAVTPFGAGTGGSRSGPMTAGAVAQAGGTLREKLVAIAAHRLEAAEDDIELAEGRATVRGTPAVGITVAELANVAYFQPASLPAGMEAGLEASARFSAAAPMIWANATHVCTCEVDIATGEVTILRFIVSEDCGRMINPAVVEGQIAGGTVQGIGGALLESLVWDEDGNPLATTFVDYLLPTATDVPDIEYGHVETPAPGPGYKGVGEGGAIGAPPAVINAVADALSPFGVEVEHLPLTPAAIVDLLEAAAAGGTEGVA, encoded by the coding sequence GTGGCCGAGCCCGCAGCCACCGTGACGCCGACGCCGACGCCGACGCCGGCCACCGGCGCCGCGCCCGCCACCCGCTACGCCGGCGCCCGCATCAACCGGGTGGAGGATGCCCGCCTGCTGACGGGCACGGGGACCTTCGTCGACGACGTGGTCCGGCCCGGGATGCTGCACGCCTGCTTCGTGCGCAGCCCCTTTGCCCGTGCCCGCATCGAGTCGATCGACACCGCCGATGCCCTCGCCCTGCCCGGCGTCCACGCCGTGTTCACCGCCGCCGAGATCAACGCCGGCGTCCACGAGCAGTGGTACACGCTCGTCGGCCCGAAGGACCCGGACACGCCCCGACCCCCGTTGGCCGACGGTGAGGCGAAGTTCGTGGGAGACCCCGTCGCGCTCGTGGTGGCCGAGAGCCGGTACGTCGCCGAGGACGCCGTCGATCTCGTGGTGGTCGACTACGAGCCGCTGCCGGCGCTGGCCGACTACGCCGCCGCGGTCGGCGTCGACGAGCTCGTCCACGACGCCTACCCGGGCAACCTCGCCGCCGACCTCGGCATCCTCCCACCCGAGACCCTCGACGAGACCTGGGCGGGCGCCGCCCACGTGGTCGACGCCACCATCCACCAGCAGGCGTACGCCGCCGTCCCCATGGAGACCCGGGGCCTCGTCGCCGAGTGGTCGGCGGCCAGCGGTGAGCTGACGGTGTGGGCCGCCACCCAGGCGCCGCACGAGACGCGGGCCTTCGCCGCCCGCCTGCTCGGCATCCCCGAGCACAAAGCGCGGGTGCTGATGCGCGACACCGGCGGCGGGTTCGGCCAGAAGGTCATCCCCATGCGGGAGGACATGGCCGTCCTCATCGCCTCGAGGCTGGTGCCCGGGCCGCTCAAGTGGATCGAGGACCGCCGGGAGAACCTGCTCGGCGCCGGCCAGGCCCGCCACGAGCACGGCCGGGTGCGGATGGCGTTCGACGCCGACGGCACCTTCATCGCCGCGCAGCTCGACCACGCGCAGGACGTCGGCGCCTACCCGACGCCGGCGCCGGGCCAGGCGGCGTTCGCGGTCGGCCTCATGTTCCCGGGGCCCTACCGGATCCCCGCCGGCAACTTCACCACCAAGCTCGTGTTCTCGAACACGCCCGGGCGCACCGCCTACCGGGGTCCGTGGCAGTTCGAGTCGGTCGCCCGCGAGGTGATGCTCGACCGGGCCGCCCGGGCCATGGGGATGGACCCCGTCGAGCTGCGGCGCCGCAACCTCCTGCGCCGCGACGAGCTTCCCTACTCGAACATGCTCGGGATGCCGTACTCGGACATCTCGCCCACCGAGACCTTCGAGCAGGCCCTCGGGATCCTCGACTACGAGGCGTTTCGGGCCGAGCAGGCCGCCGCCCGCGCCGAGGGCCGCTACCTGGGCGTCGGCACCTGCACCTACGTCGAGCCGACCGCCTCGGGCATGGGCTTCTACGGCACCGAGGGCGCCACCATCCGCATCGAGCCCTCGGGCATGGTCAACGTCTACGTGGCCGGCGGGTCGACGGGCAACAGCCTCGAGACCACCGTCGTGCAGCTCACCGCCGACGCCCTCGGCGTGGCGATCGACCAGGTGAACACCATCCAGGGCGACACCGCGGTGACGCCCTTCGGCGCCGGCACCGGCGGGTCCCGCAGCGGCCCCATGACCGCCGGTGCGGTGGCCCAGGCGGGCGGGACGCTGCGGGAGAAGCTCGTGGCCATCGCCGCCCACCGCCTCGAGGCGGCCGAGGACGACATCGAGCTGGCCGAGGGTCGGGCCACGGTGCGGGGCACGCCGGCGGTCGGGATCACGGTCGCCGAGCTCGCCAACGTGGCCTACTTCCAGCCCGCGTCGCTGCCGGCGGGGATGGAGGCGGGCCTCGAGGCGTCGGCCCGGTTCAGCGCGGCGGCGCCCATGATCTGGGCCAACGCCACCCACGTCTGCACCTGCGAGGTCGACATCGCCACCGGCGAGGTGACCATCCTGCGCTTCATCGTCAGCGAGGACTGCGGGCGCATGATCAACCCGGCGGTGGTCGAAGGCCAGATCGCCGGCGGCACCGTCCAGGGGATCGGCGGGGCACTGCTCGAGTCGCTCGTCTGGGACGAGGACGGCAACCCGCTCGCGACCACCTTCGTCGACTACCTGCTGCCCACCGCCACCGACGTCCCCGACATCGAGTACGGCCACGTCGAGACGCCGGCGCCCGGCCCCGGCTACAAGGGCGTGGGGGAGGGCGGCGCCATAGGCGCCCCGCCGGCGGTCATCAACGCCGTGGCCGACGCGTTGTCGCCCTTCGGCGTCGAGGTCGAGCACCTGCCGCTGACGCCGGCGGCCATCGTCGACCTCCTCGAGGCTGCCGCGGCCGGCGGGACGGAGGGCGTCGCGTGA
- a CDS encoding xanthine dehydrogenase family protein subunit M, which yields MKPAPFTYHRPETAAEAVGLLADLGDGAKLLAGGQSLVPMLNLRLAVFDDLVDVSRIDELSGIERREGHLWIGAGTTEAAVERSAEVAAAVPLLARATPLIGHRQIRNRGTIGGSLAHADPAAEYPAVVLALDAELEAVSPRGARTIAAADFFTGFWSTALDEDELLTGIRLPVRGGAATRCGFGVREIARRHGDFAIAGAAVALEVDGDDRVVRAAIGLFGLGSVPLRASAAEAAATGRALAEIDADDVGRVAVADLSDVPSDLHGSAAYRTKVGAVMVARAWADAAAEATVGATAGATNG from the coding sequence GTGAAGCCGGCGCCGTTCACCTACCACCGGCCCGAGACCGCCGCGGAGGCCGTGGGTCTGCTCGCTGACCTCGGCGACGGGGCCAAGCTCCTGGCCGGCGGCCAGAGCCTCGTGCCGATGCTGAACCTGCGCCTCGCCGTCTTCGACGATCTGGTCGACGTCAGCCGGATCGACGAGCTGTCCGGCATCGAGCGCCGCGAGGGGCACCTCTGGATCGGGGCGGGCACGACCGAGGCCGCGGTCGAGCGGTCCGCCGAGGTGGCCGCCGCCGTCCCGCTCCTGGCCCGGGCGACACCGCTCATCGGCCACCGCCAGATCCGCAACCGCGGGACCATCGGCGGTTCGCTGGCGCACGCCGACCCCGCCGCCGAGTACCCGGCGGTCGTGCTGGCCCTCGACGCCGAGCTCGAGGCCGTCTCGCCGCGCGGCGCCCGGACCATCGCCGCCGCCGACTTCTTCACCGGCTTCTGGAGCACCGCCCTCGACGAGGACGAGCTGCTCACCGGCATCCGCCTCCCGGTCCGGGGTGGCGCCGCCACCCGCTGCGGGTTCGGCGTGCGCGAGATCGCGCGCCGCCACGGCGACTTCGCCATCGCCGGCGCCGCGGTGGCCCTCGAGGTCGACGGCGACGACCGGGTGGTGCGGGCCGCCATCGGGCTCTTCGGGCTCGGCTCGGTGCCCCTGCGCGCGAGCGCGGCCGAGGCGGCGGCGACGGGACGAGCGCTGGCCGAGATCGACGCCGACGACGTGGGGCGGGTCGCGGTCGCCGACCTCTCCGACGTGCCCTCTGACCTGCACGGCTCGGCGGCGTACCGCACGAAGGTCGGTGCGGTGATGGTGGCGCGGGCCTGGGCCGACGCCGCCGCCGAGGCGACGGTCGGCGCGACGGCGGGGGCGACCAATGGCTGA
- a CDS encoding (2Fe-2S)-binding protein, with protein MGDVPVRVTVNGQVREAAVEARLTLADFLRERCALTGTHLGCEHGACGACTVLVDGAAVRSCLMFAVQADGAEVTTVEGITAADGTLSPVQEAMRECHGLQCGFCTPGFVVTITALLDENPHPDEGEIRDALSGNLCRCTGYQGILAAVRSLAGDARDGGALPT; from the coding sequence ATGGGTGACGTCCCCGTGCGGGTCACCGTCAATGGCCAGGTGCGGGAGGCCGCGGTCGAGGCCCGCCTCACCCTCGCCGACTTCCTGCGCGAGCGCTGCGCACTCACCGGCACCCACCTCGGCTGCGAGCACGGGGCGTGCGGCGCCTGCACCGTCCTCGTCGACGGCGCCGCCGTGCGCAGCTGCCTCATGTTCGCGGTGCAGGCCGACGGGGCCGAGGTCACCACGGTCGAGGGCATCACCGCCGCCGACGGGACACTGTCGCCGGTGCAGGAGGCGATGCGCGAGTGCCACGGCCTCCAGTGCGGGTTCTGCACGCCGGGCTTCGTGGTGACCATCACCGCCCTGCTCGACGAGAACCCCCACCCCGACGAGGGCGAGATCCGCGACGCCCTGTCCGGCAACCTCTGTCGGTGCACCGGCTACCAGGGAATCCTCGCCGCGGTCCGCTCCCTCGCCGGCGACGCCCGCGACGGGGGAGCGCTGCCGACGTGA
- a CDS encoding cytochrome P450, giving the protein MTTTAVEFDPMSDEYFNDPSEVYRRLRDEAPVYFNERYGFYALSRFEDVAAAHRDWQGFSSSYGVDLSTLSKHANYSSMKMIIMMDPPEHARLRALVSRVFTPRAVADLEPMIRQVVDEFLAPLDDRESFDAVADFSALFPVEIISRMLGVPEGRRQQIREWLDLSLHRERGEVDPTPEGVAAMIESVTYYHELIAEKRERPTDDMLSRLTQVTVDRGDGVETGLDDGEIAGFAGLLGGAGAETVTKLIGNAVVLFDRHPDQWQRILDDPSAIPAAVEEILRLLPPSQYQGRYSVEDRTFEGGTIPAGFPVLLVTGAATHDPRAFDRPDEFDIDRPPSVSLGFGHGIHSCLGAALARMESRIALEELARRWRRLEVDTDGLRRVHMSNVAGYSHVPVAAVR; this is encoded by the coding sequence ATGACCACGACCGCGGTCGAGTTCGATCCGATGTCGGACGAGTACTTCAACGACCCGTCCGAGGTGTACCGCCGCCTGCGGGACGAGGCGCCGGTCTACTTCAACGAGCGCTACGGCTTCTACGCCCTCTCGCGCTTCGAGGACGTGGCCGCGGCCCACCGCGACTGGCAGGGCTTCTCCAGCTCGTACGGCGTGGACCTGTCGACGCTGTCGAAGCACGCCAACTACAGCAGCATGAAGATGATCATCATGATGGACCCGCCCGAGCACGCTCGGCTGCGGGCCCTCGTGAGCCGGGTGTTCACGCCGCGGGCGGTGGCCGACCTCGAGCCCATGATCCGCCAGGTGGTCGACGAGTTCCTCGCCCCGCTCGACGATCGCGAGTCGTTCGACGCGGTGGCGGACTTCTCGGCCCTGTTCCCCGTCGAGATCATCAGCCGGATGCTCGGCGTGCCCGAGGGCCGGCGCCAGCAGATCCGCGAGTGGCTGGACCTCAGCCTGCACCGAGAACGCGGCGAGGTCGACCCCACGCCCGAGGGCGTCGCCGCCATGATCGAGTCGGTCACCTACTACCACGAGCTCATCGCCGAGAAGCGGGAGCGCCCGACCGACGACATGTTGAGCCGGCTCACGCAGGTGACGGTGGACCGCGGCGACGGCGTGGAGACGGGCCTCGACGACGGCGAGATCGCGGGCTTCGCCGGCCTGCTGGGCGGCGCCGGCGCCGAGACGGTGACGAAGCTCATCGGCAACGCCGTCGTGCTCTTCGACCGCCACCCGGACCAGTGGCAGCGCATCCTGGACGACCCGTCGGCCATCCCTGCCGCGGTCGAGGAGATCCTGCGCCTGCTGCCGCCCTCGCAGTATCAGGGCCGCTACAGCGTGGAGGACCGCACCTTCGAGGGCGGCACGATCCCCGCCGGGTTCCCCGTCCTGCTGGTCACGGGCGCGGCCACGCACGACCCGCGGGCGTTCGACCGCCCCGACGAGTTCGACATCGACCGCCCGCCGAGCGTGTCCCTCGGGTTCGGCCACGGGATCCACAGCTGCCTGGGCGCGGCGCTGGCCCGCATGGAGAGCCGCATCGCGCTCGAGGAGTTGGCCCGCCGCTGGCGGCGGCTGGAGGTCGACACCGACGGCCTGCGTCGCGTGCACATGTCGAACGTGGCCGGCTACTCGCACGTGCCCGTCGCCGCCGTCCGCTGA
- a CDS encoding nuclear transport factor 2 family protein, whose protein sequence is MSTEQTKAIMDHHSEALAAEVMDDAALDEIAADYHDDAVFISNLGGVVTGVEAIKAIFSSAGDLPGFEQTSQHVDGDVGYVTWKADGIPFGTDTFLVRDGKIAVQTVALHFG, encoded by the coding sequence ATGTCGACCGAGCAGACCAAGGCCATCATGGACCACCACTCGGAGGCGCTCGCCGCCGAGGTGATGGACGACGCCGCGCTGGACGAGATCGCCGCGGACTACCACGACGACGCCGTGTTCATCAGCAACCTGGGTGGCGTGGTGACGGGGGTCGAGGCCATCAAGGCCATCTTCTCGAGCGCCGGCGACCTCCCTGGGTTCGAGCAGACCAGCCAGCACGTCGACGGCGACGTCGGCTACGTCACCTGGAAGGCCGACGGCATCCCCTTCGGCACGGACACCTTCCTGGTCCGCGACGGCAAGATCGCGGTCCAGACCGTCGCCCTCCACTTCGGCTGA
- a CDS encoding SDR family oxidoreductase, with amino-acid sequence MSAGPLDDKVAIVTGGASGIGLAIATRLAADGAAVAVLDLDGTAADAAASSIKAAGADAIGVAVDVTDRAGVEAAVAAVVDRLGAPTILVNNAGLPQFGSFLKLDLDTWHRVIDVNLTGTFHCCQIVIPHMIEAGTGRIVNISSSSAQGGQQLMAAYVSSKAGVIGLTKSLALEFGRKGITVNTIPPGFIDTPMLRRSEAEGQLGPGVDAAIAATPVRRIGLPEDIAAATAFLVRDDASYITGQIIGVNGGRNT; translated from the coding sequence ATGAGCGCCGGCCCACTGGACGACAAGGTCGCGATCGTCACGGGCGGCGCCTCGGGCATCGGCCTGGCCATCGCCACCCGGCTCGCGGCCGACGGCGCCGCGGTCGCGGTCCTCGACCTCGACGGCACGGCCGCCGACGCCGCCGCCTCCTCGATCAAGGCCGCCGGCGCCGACGCCATCGGCGTGGCCGTCGACGTGACCGACCGGGCCGGCGTCGAGGCGGCCGTCGCCGCCGTCGTCGACCGGCTCGGCGCCCCCACCATCCTCGTGAACAACGCCGGTCTGCCCCAGTTCGGCTCGTTCTTGAAGCTCGACCTCGACACCTGGCACCGGGTCATCGACGTCAACCTCACGGGCACGTTCCACTGCTGCCAGATCGTGATCCCCCACATGATCGAGGCGGGCACGGGGCGCATCGTCAACATCTCGTCGTCCAGCGCCCAGGGCGGCCAGCAGCTCATGGCCGCCTACGTGTCGTCCAAGGCGGGCGTCATCGGGCTGACCAAGTCCCTCGCCCTCGAGTTCGGACGCAAGGGCATCACCGTCAACACCATCCCGCCCGGCTTCATCGACACCCCGATGCTCCGCCGGAGCGAGGCGGAGGGCCAGCTCGGCCCCGGCGTCGACGCGGCCATCGCCGCCACCCCCGTCCGCCGCATCGGCCTCCCCGAGGACATCGCCGCCGCGACTGCCTTCCTCGTGCGGGACGACGCGTCCTACATCACCGGCCAGATCATCGGCGTGAACGGCGGCCGCAACACCTGA